A single genomic interval of Cupriavidus necator N-1 harbors:
- a CDS encoding mechanosensitive ion channel family protein, with product MIPNNATARAKITNFSRPSELHGVSVIIEVTPEARPQRVLDALDRAIKGCRVALPRPEPSVMVKRMGANAVEYEMTCYVASMSNKSAAANQLFDLAHRHLASAGIDLRPLAVPYSKPAVSDHRLRLLSTVSIFQALEESGLSQLAERLSRHEYEPGQPVVASTDCY from the coding sequence GTGATTCCCAACAATGCCACTGCACGCGCAAAGATCACGAACTTCAGCCGACCATCGGAGTTGCATGGCGTCAGTGTGATCATCGAGGTGACGCCGGAAGCGCGCCCGCAGCGGGTACTGGACGCGCTCGACCGCGCGATCAAGGGTTGCCGGGTCGCCCTGCCGAGGCCGGAGCCGTCGGTCATGGTCAAGAGAATGGGCGCAAACGCGGTCGAATACGAAATGACGTGCTACGTGGCGTCCATGTCGAACAAGTCTGCCGCTGCGAACCAACTCTTCGACCTTGCCCACCGGCATCTTGCATCGGCCGGCATCGACCTGCGCCCGCTCGCGGTTCCCTACAGTAAGCCCGCGGTTTCCGATCACCGCCTGCGGCTGCTTTCGACGGTGAGCATCTTCCAGGCACTTGAGGAGAGCGGCCTGTCTCAACTGGCCGAGCGTCTGTCGCGGCATGAATATGAGCCCGGACAGCCCGTTGTAGCAAGTACCGACTGTTACTAG
- a CDS encoding YciI family protein → MHWIIYAVDKPSMLPTRTANVDKHREYLAAHPIRTLISGPLTDDAGTNMTGSFFLVEADSRAEVEAFNRNDPFWSLGIWESVDIHAFYKRVDDRAGAPQ, encoded by the coding sequence ATGCACTGGATCATCTACGCCGTCGACAAGCCGAGCATGCTGCCGACGCGCACCGCGAACGTCGACAAGCATCGCGAGTACCTTGCCGCCCATCCAATCCGCACCCTCATCTCAGGGCCGCTGACGGACGATGCCGGCACCAATATGACCGGCAGCTTCTTCCTGGTCGAGGCCGACAGCCGCGCCGAAGTGGAAGCCTTCAACCGCAACGATCCGTTCTGGTCGTTGGGCATCTGGGAGTCGGTTGATATCCACGCCTTCTACAAGCGTGTCGACGACCGCGCGGGAGCGCCACAATGA
- a CDS encoding LysR family transcriptional regulator: MQDLNELYYYVQSVEHGGFAPAGRALGMPKSKLSRRIAMLEERLGVRLIHRSTRQFTVTEIGRTYYEHCKAMLVEAEAAQEAIELTRAEPRGVMRVTCPVALLQVHVGAMLAEFMVRHPHVTIHLEATNRNVDPVAEAVDVAIRVRPPPLQDSDLVIRVLAERKQCLIASSQLIKVLGMPRVPPDLGSWPSLGLGMPRPDHVWKLFGPDGAVADVHHQPRFVTGDMVALRNAAHAGVGVAQLPVMMVARELAAGSLVRLLPQWAPRAEILHAVFPSRRGLLPSVRLLVDHLADGFAGMMEE; this comes from the coding sequence ATGCAAGACTTGAACGAGCTCTACTACTATGTGCAGTCGGTGGAGCATGGCGGCTTTGCCCCGGCGGGTCGGGCGCTGGGCATGCCCAAGTCCAAGCTCAGCCGCCGGATTGCCATGCTGGAAGAGCGACTCGGCGTGCGCCTGATTCACCGCTCAACGCGCCAGTTCACGGTGACGGAAATCGGGCGCACCTACTACGAGCACTGCAAGGCAATGTTGGTGGAAGCCGAGGCCGCGCAGGAAGCTATCGAATTGACCCGCGCGGAGCCGCGCGGGGTGATGCGGGTCACGTGCCCGGTTGCGCTACTGCAGGTACATGTGGGTGCAATGCTGGCCGAGTTCATGGTCCGCCACCCGCATGTGACAATCCACTTGGAGGCGACCAACCGAAACGTAGACCCGGTTGCCGAGGCGGTTGACGTGGCCATTCGCGTGCGGCCGCCTCCTCTGCAGGACAGCGACCTCGTCATCCGCGTGCTTGCAGAGCGCAAGCAATGTCTGATCGCCAGTTCGCAACTAATCAAGGTGCTGGGCATGCCGCGCGTGCCGCCCGATCTTGGCTCCTGGCCCAGCCTTGGCCTGGGAATGCCGCGGCCCGATCATGTCTGGAAGCTGTTCGGCCCGGATGGCGCGGTGGCCGATGTCCACCACCAGCCGCGCTTTGTCACCGGCGACATGGTCGCCTTGCGCAATGCCGCGCATGCCGGCGTGGGCGTGGCGCAATTGCCGGTGATGATGGTGGCCCGAGAATTGGCCGCCGGCTCGCTGGTGCGCCTGCTGCCGCAATGGGCGCCGCGCGCTGAAATCCTGCACGCGGTCTTTCCGTCGCGCCGCGGACTACTGCCCTCGGTCAGATTGCTGGTGGATCATCTGGCGGATGGCTTCGCGGGCATGATGGAGGAATGA
- a CDS encoding citryl-CoA lyase, with protein MSQANRDNPTSALCRHNAEAIWYRDQNLVDDLLGKQPFVATACRHILGHELAPGQLALVEAILIVLMEHGMTPSAISARLIYMSSPESLQAGVAAGLLGVGSAFIGTMEECARMLAVIADAGQPDAADTAARTLAQRLVSEKRTCPGFGHHLHKPDDPRAIALLALAERHGVAGRHTAALRRLAAALDEARGRHLTINATGAVAAILGDIGVPVGAMRGFALLSRTAGLVAHLLEEQETPSGRFIWNLVDRAIPFSAQEEGA; from the coding sequence ATGAGTCAGGCCAACCGCGACAACCCTACGTCGGCCCTGTGCCGCCACAACGCCGAGGCGATCTGGTATCGCGACCAAAACCTGGTGGACGACCTCCTAGGCAAGCAGCCCTTTGTCGCCACCGCGTGCCGGCATATCCTCGGCCACGAACTCGCGCCCGGCCAGCTCGCGCTGGTCGAGGCCATACTGATCGTGCTGATGGAACACGGCATGACGCCCAGTGCCATCTCCGCCCGCCTGATCTACATGAGCTCGCCGGAAAGCCTGCAGGCCGGCGTCGCGGCGGGCCTGCTCGGCGTCGGCAGCGCTTTCATCGGCACCATGGAAGAGTGCGCCCGCATGCTGGCCGTGATCGCCGACGCCGGTCAGCCGGATGCGGCCGACACCGCGGCGCGCACGCTGGCGCAGCGGTTGGTCAGCGAAAAGCGCACCTGCCCCGGCTTCGGCCATCACCTGCACAAACCGGACGACCCGCGCGCCATCGCCCTGCTCGCGTTGGCCGAGCGGCACGGCGTGGCCGGCCGGCACACCGCTGCGCTGCGCAGGCTAGCCGCAGCACTGGACGAGGCGCGCGGGCGCCATCTGACCATCAATGCCACCGGCGCAGTGGCCGCGATCCTCGGGGACATCGGCGTGCCTGTCGGCGCGATGCGCGGTTTTGCCCTGCTCTCGCGCACGGCCGGCCTGGTCGCTCACCTGCTGGAAGAACAAGAAACACCAAGCGGCCGCTTCATCTGGAATCTGGTGGACCGCGCCATCCCGTTCAGCGCGCAGGAGGAAGGCGCATGA
- a CDS encoding pirin family protein, with product MKRVLGVYSAPRPHWVGDGFPVRSMFSYQGYGKQLSPFLLLDYAGPADFGPAGAPRGVGMHPHRGFETVTIVYKGEVAHRDSTGQGGVIGPGDVQWMTAGAGILHEEFHSDAFTESGGALEMVQLWVNLPARDKMTRPGYQAILDREIPAVALPGEAGTVRVIAGEYAGHAGPARTFTPMHVWDLRLRQGGLTELPVPSGWNAALIVLRGTVRVNDSAVAGEAQMVLLDSAGTGTCIEASTDAVAILLAGEPIDEPIVGYGPFVMNSQQEIAQALTDLNSGRFMQMAS from the coding sequence ATGAAAAGAGTACTGGGCGTTTATAGCGCGCCACGTCCCCACTGGGTGGGAGACGGCTTTCCGGTCCGCTCCATGTTCTCGTACCAGGGCTACGGCAAGCAGCTCAGCCCGTTCCTGCTGCTGGACTATGCGGGGCCGGCCGACTTCGGGCCCGCCGGCGCGCCACGCGGCGTGGGCATGCATCCGCATCGGGGATTCGAGACCGTCACCATCGTCTACAAGGGGGAAGTCGCCCACCGCGACTCCACTGGCCAGGGCGGCGTGATCGGTCCGGGCGACGTGCAGTGGATGACAGCCGGCGCCGGCATCCTGCACGAGGAGTTCCACTCCGACGCCTTTACGGAGTCGGGCGGCGCCCTGGAGATGGTCCAGCTCTGGGTGAACCTGCCTGCCAGGGACAAAATGACCCGCCCCGGCTACCAGGCGATTCTCGATCGCGAAATTCCGGCGGTTGCGCTCCCAGGTGAAGCCGGAACAGTCCGCGTGATCGCCGGTGAATACGCCGGCCATGCGGGTCCTGCGCGAACGTTCACGCCCATGCATGTGTGGGACCTGCGGCTGCGCCAGGGCGGTCTCACCGAACTGCCGGTTCCCAGCGGCTGGAACGCCGCGCTGATCGTCCTGCGCGGCACCGTGCGGGTAAATGACTCGGCCGTGGCCGGCGAAGCCCAGATGGTCTTGCTGGACAGCGCCGGCACGGGCACCTGCATTGAAGCCAGCACTGATGCCGTAGCCATCCTGCTCGCGGGCGAGCCGATTGACGAACCCATCGTCGGCTATGGCCCCTTTGTAATGAACAGTCAGCAGGAAATCGCCCAGGCCCTGACCGACCTGAACAGCGGCCGCTTCATGCAGATGGCCAGCTGA
- a CDS encoding hydrolase — MSSPANFNGKRPVIDPADTAMLLIDHQSGLFQTVGDMPMPELRQRAAALAKMATLSKLPVITTASVPQGPNGPLIPEIHENAPHAKYVARKGEINAWDNPDFVAAVEATGRKTLIIAGTITSVCMAFPAISAVADGYKVFAVVDASGTYSKMAQEITLARVVQAGVVPMDTAAVASELQRSWHRDDAQQWAEIYTKIFPAYQLLIESYMKAQDVQKSGEVLDSAR; from the coding sequence ATGAGCAGCCCAGCAAACTTCAACGGCAAGCGGCCCGTGATCGATCCGGCCGATACCGCGATGCTGCTGATCGACCATCAGAGCGGTCTGTTCCAGACTGTGGGCGACATGCCCATGCCGGAACTGCGGCAACGGGCCGCCGCACTGGCCAAAATGGCCACCCTGTCGAAGCTGCCGGTCATCACCACCGCTTCCGTGCCGCAAGGCCCGAACGGCCCGCTGATTCCCGAGATCCATGAAAACGCCCCCCACGCCAAGTATGTCGCACGCAAAGGCGAGATCAACGCCTGGGACAACCCCGACTTCGTCGCGGCGGTGGAAGCAACCGGGCGTAAGACGCTGATCATCGCCGGCACCATCACCAGCGTGTGCATGGCCTTCCCAGCCATCAGCGCGGTGGCTGACGGCTACAAGGTCTTCGCCGTGGTCGATGCGTCGGGCACCTATTCGAAGATGGCGCAGGAAATCACGCTGGCGCGTGTAGTGCAGGCGGGCGTGGTGCCGATGGACACGGCTGCCGTCGCATCCGAGCTTCAGCGCAGCTGGCACCGCGACGATGCACAACAATGGGCAGAGATCTACACCAAGATTTTCCCCGCTTACCAGCTGCTGATCGAAAGCTACATGAAGGCGCAGGACGTGCAGAAAAGCGGCGAGGTCCTCGACTCGGCCCGCTGA
- a CDS encoding GntR family transcriptional regulator, translating to MSQFLQAPQPQYLAVANELMEDILAGRLAVGDHLPPEPELVRKYKLSRYGVRLAIKALIDLGLVSRQQGIGTRVLSNQTRARYNQTIAGLDDIARYAQETNFRILSKGLLSSDEARVPLVSAGAEKWLHIAGLRTTQGRGLPISLADIYVSPKYARLPKLGATLNVPVHALIERQYGVRVTRVDQDIQGALVSKDEARLLDVDPGAAALRIVRTYYVAEEVIEVTLSVHPSERYSYKQTFELEGR from the coding sequence ATGTCGCAATTCCTGCAGGCCCCTCAACCCCAGTACCTGGCTGTCGCCAATGAACTCATGGAGGACATCCTCGCCGGGCGGCTGGCGGTGGGTGACCACCTGCCGCCCGAGCCCGAACTCGTCAGGAAGTACAAGCTGAGCCGCTACGGCGTGCGGCTCGCCATCAAGGCACTGATCGACCTGGGGCTGGTGTCGCGTCAGCAGGGCATCGGCACGCGCGTGCTGAGCAACCAGACCCGGGCGCGCTACAACCAGACCATTGCCGGGCTGGACGACATTGCCCGCTACGCGCAGGAAACCAACTTCCGCATCTTGTCCAAGGGTCTGCTGTCGTCAGATGAGGCCCGCGTGCCGCTAGTGTCGGCAGGCGCGGAGAAATGGCTGCATATCGCCGGGCTGCGAACCACGCAGGGCCGGGGCCTGCCGATCTCGCTGGCCGATATCTACGTAAGCCCGAAGTACGCCCGCCTGCCGAAGCTTGGCGCCACGCTGAACGTACCGGTGCATGCCCTGATCGAACGGCAGTACGGCGTGCGCGTGACACGCGTGGACCAGGACATCCAGGGCGCGCTGGTCAGCAAGGACGAGGCCCGCTTGCTGGACGTCGATCCCGGCGCTGCGGCGCTGCGCATTGTCCGCACCTACTACGTCGCAGAAGAAGTGATTGAGGTGACGCTGAGCGTGCATCCTTCCGAACGCTACAGCTACAAGCAGACTTTCGAGCTGGAAGGCCGGTAG
- a CDS encoding class I adenylate-forming enzyme family protein, whose amino-acid sequence MYPIDFFWRAADRYPARIAVRSPAADLTFAELAARVGSLAAAFARIDPEPGSRLAIGAANSVDHLVALLAAIAAGKVWVPLNPRNGTPELERILAFTEPSIVVLDAAMRERLPGVSGHMAPLEDIEKVIREHAGSARPALNLGLDATQAIKFTGGTTGVPKGVMQPMRAWNTTVLTQWHEFDFHADDRFLVSAPLTHGASTYVLAVLGSGGGLVFPPDTSAPTLLDWTAQAGVTSLFLPPTAIYALCAEQTRAPRDVSSLRLLIYGAAPMPPARIQETQRVFGNVVATTYGQTEAPTVLTCMRPDQLADPRNLGSVGRPSMNTLVAIMGKDGTLLGPGQEGEIVARGDLLMTGYWRMSEQTATTIVDGWLHTGDVGAFDERGFLFIKSRVREVIISGGFNVYPSDVEEAIGRHAAIYESAVVGIADDKWGEAVHAAVQLRPGASVSPEELIGFVKREIGAVKAPKVVHIFDTLPKSPVGKTLKDEVVRRIHQQAATQTGSKA is encoded by the coding sequence ATGTATCCGATAGACTTCTTTTGGCGGGCCGCCGACCGCTACCCCGCGCGGATTGCCGTGCGCTCGCCGGCGGCCGACCTGACCTTCGCCGAACTGGCCGCGCGCGTCGGCAGCCTTGCCGCAGCCTTTGCCAGGATCGACCCCGAGCCCGGCTCGCGCCTGGCGATCGGCGCCGCCAACAGCGTCGACCACCTGGTGGCGCTGCTGGCCGCCATTGCGGCGGGCAAGGTATGGGTGCCGCTCAATCCGCGCAACGGCACGCCCGAGCTGGAGCGGATCCTGGCGTTCACCGAGCCGTCCATCGTCGTGCTGGACGCCGCCATGCGCGAACGACTGCCTGGCGTGAGCGGCCACATGGCCCCGCTCGAAGACATCGAAAAGGTCATCCGCGAGCACGCCGGCAGCGCCCGTCCCGCCCTGAACCTTGGCCTCGATGCCACCCAGGCCATCAAGTTCACTGGCGGCACCACCGGCGTGCCCAAAGGCGTGATGCAACCGATGCGGGCTTGGAACACCACCGTGCTGACCCAGTGGCACGAGTTCGACTTTCATGCCGATGACCGCTTCCTGGTCAGCGCGCCGCTGACGCACGGCGCCTCCACCTATGTGCTGGCCGTCCTCGGCTCCGGCGGCGGCCTGGTGTTTCCCCCCGATACCTCGGCGCCCACACTGCTGGACTGGACCGCACAAGCCGGCGTGACCTCGCTCTTCCTGCCGCCTACTGCAATCTATGCGCTGTGCGCTGAGCAAACCCGCGCGCCCCGCGACGTGTCGAGCCTGCGGCTGCTGATTTACGGCGCGGCGCCGATGCCGCCGGCACGCATCCAGGAGACGCAGCGCGTGTTCGGCAACGTGGTGGCCACCACCTACGGCCAGACCGAGGCGCCCACGGTACTCACCTGCATGCGCCCCGACCAGCTAGCAGACCCGCGCAACCTCGGCTCGGTCGGCCGGCCGAGCATGAACACGCTGGTGGCCATCATGGGCAAGGACGGCACCCTGCTCGGGCCAGGCCAGGAGGGCGAAATCGTCGCTCGCGGCGACCTGCTGATGACCGGCTACTGGCGCATGTCCGAACAGACCGCGACCACCATCGTCGATGGCTGGCTGCATACCGGCGATGTCGGGGCCTTTGATGAACGTGGCTTTCTGTTCATCAAGTCGCGCGTGCGGGAAGTGATCATTTCCGGCGGGTTCAACGTCTATCCGTCCGACGTGGAAGAAGCCATCGGGCGGCACGCGGCAATCTACGAGAGCGCCGTGGTCGGCATTGCCGACGACAAATGGGGCGAGGCGGTGCATGCCGCGGTGCAGTTGCGGCCGGGTGCGAGCGTGTCGCCAGAAGAGCTGATCGGCTTCGTCAAACGAGAGATCGGCGCTGTCAAAGCGCCCAAGGTAGTGCACATTTTCGACACCCTGCCCAAGAGCCCGGTGGGCAAGACCTTGAAAGACGAAGTCGTCCGCCGCATCCATCAGCAGGCGGCCACGCAGACCGGGAGCAAGGCATGA
- a CDS encoding NAD(P)-dependent oxidoreductase, which translates to MNIGWIGAGKMGMPMMASLLAAGHAVRLYEPANIAREQAQALGATRAQNPADAARDAHAVFSSLPDDAALLTVAPAVFEGTAPGVLYVDTSTVSPQASATVARAAEAAGVSYLRAPVSGTPVQAHERALTTIVSGPRDAFEAARLLLSRWGPNLRYVGEQEQARSMKLVLNLMVGATAAMMAEALALGSKGGIRWDDLLDVMASSALASPLLKVKAAQLRQRDFSPLFSCAQMAKDLRLILAAGSDADVPLPLAALVSQLNAISLAHGRGGEDYIASVMTAEMLAAAGPVLDDDDTGDAR; encoded by the coding sequence ATGAATATCGGCTGGATCGGCGCAGGAAAGATGGGCATGCCGATGATGGCAAGCCTGCTGGCGGCGGGTCATGCGGTCCGCCTGTACGAGCCGGCCAACATTGCACGGGAGCAGGCGCAGGCGCTGGGCGCCACCCGGGCGCAAAACCCGGCGGACGCGGCCCGGGACGCGCACGCGGTGTTCTCGTCCTTGCCGGACGATGCCGCGTTGCTTACAGTGGCGCCCGCCGTGTTCGAAGGCACCGCGCCGGGCGTCCTGTATGTCGACACCAGCACGGTATCGCCGCAGGCATCCGCCACGGTCGCGCGCGCCGCAGAAGCGGCCGGCGTAAGCTATCTGCGCGCGCCGGTCTCAGGCACGCCGGTACAGGCGCACGAACGCGCGCTGACGACCATCGTGTCCGGCCCGCGCGATGCGTTCGAGGCAGCCCGGCTCCTGCTTTCGCGGTGGGGGCCGAACCTGCGCTACGTCGGCGAGCAAGAGCAGGCGCGCAGCATGAAACTGGTGCTCAACCTGATGGTGGGCGCCACGGCGGCGATGATGGCCGAAGCCCTTGCACTCGGCAGCAAGGGCGGCATCCGCTGGGATGATCTGCTCGACGTGATGGCATCCAGCGCGCTGGCCTCGCCCCTGCTCAAGGTCAAGGCGGCGCAGTTGCGGCAGCGCGATTTCAGTCCGCTGTTCTCGTGCGCGCAGATGGCCAAGGACTTGCGGCTGATCCTCGCTGCGGGCAGCGATGCCGACGTGCCGCTGCCGCTGGCTGCGCTCGTCAGCCAACTCAACGCCATCTCGCTGGCGCATGGCCGCGGCGGCGAGGACTATATCGCCAGCGTGATGACTGCCGAAATGCTGGCGGCTGCCGGCCCGGTTCTGGATGACGACGATACCGGCGACGCGCGATGA
- a CDS encoding alginate export family protein → MKTILRGPWVAGRLPACPAFGLALAAASCGALAQALSPPTAETPAYRFLRYDDDYRYLQDPARRSDPWDPVKYIPLGAHGAFLSLGGEIRERFEDYSAANFGVPGRTADSYLLHRILLHADLHAGDRLRGFFQLGDHLAPGKDIAAPPYEDRLDLQQGFIDWRVPISADVPSDPNLRVGRQEMAFGSQRLISVRDAPNVRRAFDGVRLGGAASDMRIDAFATRPVLLKAGNFDDQPNHAQGFWGVYATFPRTFIPASGADLYYLGFENSRALYSIGSGVERRHSVGTRIFGTGGQWDWDWEALAQFGSFGQQTLRAWGFSTDTGYTFAISDWKLRTGIKATVGSGDHDANDGKLGTYGGLFPKLAYFNQAGLLGASNVLDLQPSITLKPMAQLRFTISWDLIWRETTRDAVYTAAAIPIAGTAGRPGGYTGSQLAFDVFWQVDRHIAINAGLVHVDVAKVLSAVGGHNTLFTYVSAAYTF, encoded by the coding sequence ATGAAGACGATTCTGCGAGGCCCATGGGTGGCAGGTCGCCTGCCGGCGTGCCCGGCATTCGGCCTTGCGCTCGCCGCCGCGTCCTGCGGCGCGCTTGCCCAAGCATTGTCGCCGCCCACCGCGGAAACGCCTGCCTACAGGTTCCTTCGCTATGACGATGACTATCGATACCTGCAGGATCCGGCGCGGCGCAGCGACCCGTGGGATCCCGTCAAATACATCCCGCTCGGTGCGCACGGCGCATTCCTGAGCCTTGGCGGCGAAATCCGCGAGCGTTTCGAAGACTACTCCGCCGCGAACTTCGGCGTACCGGGTAGGACCGCCGACAGCTATCTATTGCACCGCATCCTGCTCCACGCCGACCTGCACGCCGGCGACCGTCTGCGCGGCTTTTTCCAGTTGGGCGACCACCTGGCGCCCGGGAAGGATATCGCGGCTCCGCCGTATGAAGACCGCCTTGACCTCCAGCAAGGCTTCATCGACTGGCGCGTGCCAATAAGCGCCGATGTGCCGTCTGACCCAAACTTGCGCGTGGGCCGCCAGGAAATGGCGTTCGGGTCGCAGCGGCTGATCTCGGTCCGCGACGCGCCCAACGTCCGTCGTGCTTTTGACGGCGTCCGCCTTGGCGGCGCCGCCAGTGATATGCGGATCGACGCCTTTGCCACCCGGCCGGTTTTGCTGAAGGCTGGCAACTTCGACGACCAGCCCAACCATGCGCAGGGCTTCTGGGGTGTCTACGCCACGTTTCCCCGGACCTTCATTCCCGCGTCCGGCGCCGATCTCTACTACCTTGGCTTCGAGAACAGCCGCGCCCTGTACAGCATCGGCTCTGGCGTGGAGCGGCGTCATTCGGTAGGCACGCGTATCTTTGGCACTGGCGGACAATGGGACTGGGACTGGGAAGCACTTGCGCAATTCGGCAGCTTTGGCCAGCAGACATTGCGGGCGTGGGGCTTTTCCACCGACACGGGCTATACGTTCGCTATCTCCGACTGGAAATTGCGCACCGGCATCAAAGCCACCGTCGGCAGCGGCGACCATGATGCCAATGATGGCAAGCTGGGCACCTATGGCGGGCTGTTCCCCAAGCTGGCCTATTTCAACCAGGCTGGCCTGCTGGGCGCCTCGAACGTGCTCGACCTGCAGCCATCGATCACGCTGAAGCCCATGGCACAGCTCAGGTTTACCATCTCGTGGGACCTGATCTGGCGGGAAACCACGCGCGATGCGGTGTACACCGCCGCGGCCATTCCCATTGCCGGCACCGCCGGACGCCCGGGGGGATACACGGGCAGCCAGCTCGCCTTCGACGTTTTCTGGCAGGTGGATCGCCATATCGCAATCAATGCCGGCCTGGTACATGTCGACGTTGCCAAGGTACTCAGTGCGGTCGGCGGGCACAACACCCTCTTCACGTACGTCTCGGCGGCCTACACGTTCTGA
- a CDS encoding cyclic nucleotide-binding domain-containing protein produces the protein MDAGVLSVAAMKNGDNVEISRLGPGDAFGESGVLAGIPMQVAITTITSVVLYRLDKADLTPVLQARPEVGSGMCRLLSERKESNDALARMPDMSDVNRMGLLQWLQDKMRALHHVGLNDQRRETAS, from the coding sequence GTGGACGCAGGCGTTCTCTCCGTCGCTGCAATGAAGAATGGAGATAACGTGGAGATTTCGCGCCTCGGGCCCGGTGACGCGTTCGGCGAATCCGGGGTGCTCGCAGGTATTCCGATGCAGGTCGCCATCACCACGATCACCAGCGTCGTGCTCTACCGGCTGGACAAGGCAGACCTCACGCCAGTCCTCCAGGCACGCCCGGAAGTCGGTTCAGGGATGTGCCGTCTGCTTTCCGAGCGCAAGGAGTCCAACGATGCCCTCGCGCGGATGCCCGACATGTCGGACGTTAACAGGATGGGCCTTCTGCAATGGCTTCAGGACAAGATGCGTGCCCTCCACCACGTTGGCCTCAATGACCAGCGTCGAGAAACAGCGTCTTGA
- a CDS encoding maleylacetate reductase — protein MSGMRSFVYSQFAGRVVFGAGAVRDVAEEVRRIGCKRVLVLSTPEQRGPAESVREQLRELAVGVHDGAQMHVPVSVVREAQAVATQLGADGFVTIGGGSTTGLGKMLALESGLPLLAIPTTYAGSEVTPLYGTTQDGAKTTGKNPAVLPRTVIYDPELTLDLPLPVSLASGMNAIAHAAEGLYAVDLNPVVRLMALEGIGALSRALPALRDAPRDTGLRADCLYGAWLCAMVLANVGMGLHHKACHVLGGSFGLSHAEMHAVMLPHALAYNVPAAAPALASLSAALGGSGNAGDAPGEVFTLLDRLHLPTALSALGMPEDGLDRASRLMAERAYPNPRPLEQARLRMLLADAFHGRAPRIDIGSLS, from the coding sequence ATGAGCGGCATGCGGAGCTTCGTCTACAGCCAGTTTGCCGGCCGTGTGGTGTTCGGGGCCGGCGCCGTTCGCGATGTAGCGGAGGAAGTGAGGCGCATTGGCTGCAAGCGCGTGCTGGTCCTGTCCACGCCGGAGCAACGCGGCCCGGCCGAATCCGTGCGCGAGCAACTGCGCGAGCTTGCTGTCGGCGTGCATGACGGCGCGCAGATGCACGTTCCTGTCAGCGTCGTGCGCGAAGCACAGGCCGTTGCCACGCAACTGGGCGCGGACGGCTTCGTCACGATCGGCGGCGGCTCGACCACCGGGCTCGGCAAGATGCTGGCGCTTGAAAGCGGGCTGCCGCTGCTCGCCATTCCCACTACCTATGCCGGCAGCGAAGTCACGCCCTTGTATGGCACGACCCAGGACGGCGCCAAGACCACGGGCAAAAATCCCGCCGTGTTGCCAAGGACGGTCATCTACGACCCCGAGCTGACGTTGGACCTACCGCTGCCGGTCAGTCTCGCCAGCGGCATGAATGCCATCGCGCATGCCGCCGAAGGGCTCTATGCGGTAGACCTCAACCCCGTGGTCCGGCTGATGGCACTAGAAGGCATCGGCGCCCTCTCGCGTGCCCTGCCCGCCCTGCGGGACGCCCCGCGCGACACCGGCCTGCGTGCCGACTGCCTGTATGGCGCTTGGCTGTGCGCGATGGTGCTGGCCAATGTCGGCATGGGCCTGCACCACAAGGCCTGTCATGTGCTCGGCGGCAGCTTCGGACTGTCGCATGCGGAGATGCACGCGGTGATGCTGCCCCATGCGCTGGCCTACAACGTGCCGGCGGCCGCACCGGCGTTGGCCAGCCTGTCGGCAGCGCTGGGCGGTTCCGGGAATGCCGGCGACGCGCCGGGAGAAGTCTTCACGCTGCTGGACCGCCTGCACCTGCCCACGGCCCTGAGCGCACTGGGCATGCCGGAAGACGGCCTGGACCGCGCCTCCCGGCTGATGGCCGAGCGGGCCTACCCAAACCCGCGCCCGCTGGAGCAGGCGCGCCTGCGCATGCTGCTGGCTGACGCTTTCCACGGCCGCGCACCACGCATCGACATCGGGAGTCTGTCATGA
- a CDS encoding YciI family protein, translating to MSTPMYFMVIGTDKPDSLALRVATRARHRDWLRGGHERVTVVASGASLAGESTVMNGSLLIVAAASHEDVVAFSHADPYFSAGLFASVDIRRWDWTFGNPNGPTPSLNPV from the coding sequence ATGAGCACGCCTATGTACTTCATGGTGATCGGCACCGACAAGCCCGATTCGCTTGCGCTGCGGGTGGCGACGCGCGCGCGCCACCGTGACTGGCTGCGTGGCGGGCACGAGCGCGTGACGGTGGTCGCCAGCGGTGCCTCGCTCGCGGGCGAGAGCACCGTCATGAATGGCTCGCTGCTGATTGTCGCCGCCGCCTCGCATGAAGACGTGGTCGCCTTCAGCCACGCCGATCCCTATTTCAGCGCCGGCCTCTTCGCCAGCGTGGACATCCGCCGCTGGGACTGGACCTTCGGCAACCCGAACGGTCCGACCCCTTCCCTCAACCCCGTCTGA